In Streptomyces dangxiongensis, one DNA window encodes the following:
- the ruvX gene encoding Holliday junction resolvase RuvX — protein sequence MRRGRRLAIDVGDARIGVASCDPDGILATPVETVPGRDVPAAHRRLRQLVEEYEPIEVVVGLPRSLKGGEGPAAVKVRAFAQELAGGIRPVPVRLVDERMTTVTASQGLRASGVRSKKGRAVIDQAAAVIILQQALESERVSGKAPGEGVEVVI from the coding sequence ATGCGCAGAGGACGCCGGCTCGCGATCGACGTCGGGGATGCCCGGATCGGGGTCGCCTCGTGCGATCCCGACGGGATCCTCGCCACCCCGGTGGAGACCGTCCCCGGCCGGGACGTCCCCGCCGCCCACCGCCGGTTGCGGCAACTGGTGGAGGAGTACGAACCGATCGAGGTCGTCGTCGGTCTCCCTCGCTCCCTCAAGGGGGGCGAGGGCCCGGCCGCGGTCAAGGTGCGCGCCTTCGCCCAGGAGTTGGCCGGCGGCATCAGGCCGGTGCCGGTGCGCCTGGTGGATGAGCGGATGACGACCGTGACGGCCAGTCAGGGGCTGCGCGCCTCCGGCGTGAGGTCGAAGAAGGGCCGCGCGGTCATCGACCAGGCGGCCGCGGTCATCATTTTGCAGCAGGCCCTGGAATCCGAACGGGTGTCAGGCAAGGCACCCGGCGAAGGCGTCGAAGTGGTCATCTGA
- the mltG gene encoding endolytic transglycosylase MltG — translation MTEYGRGPGSEPWHPQDPLYGDGGWEGQQAQQGQQSPYGGRPQHHPQEPQYGDWSQEQQQPGHDAQQQPYGQGQGEPGYDEEFAGHAPHPLHQGGWDATGTHGHVPYAADPGDPYGQQPVAYGGEQPDFYGTDEAYPPPVPPGRRRPEPDPEPEAPAEEEHAVLAGGGGADDDEEHELRTRRERRGKKPVKSKKGRTGCACMVVVLVFGGGLGGVGYFGYKFYQNRFGAAPDYAGSGNGHQITVEIPKNAGGWEIGQKLHEADVVESAAAFVSALQANPRGKSIQDGVYTLEKQMSAASAVELMLSPKSRSNLIIAEGLRNTAVYTLVDKRLGVAAGTTARVAKKEYKRLGLPAWALNHPYLKDPLEGFLFPSSYAVVKGQKPEAVLKKMVSQAAAKYQELGVESRARSLGLDSPWQLLTVASLAQAEGTSHDDFRKMAEVVYNRLEPDNPQTYGRLEFDSTYNYVKNQSKIDLSIAELRKYDNPYNTYFSKGLPPGPIDNPGEEAVRGALDPTHDGWYYFISMDGKTSKFTKTLEDHEKLVNEWNASRKKN, via the coding sequence ATGACTGAGTATGGCCGGGGCCCGGGCTCCGAACCGTGGCATCCGCAGGACCCGTTGTACGGGGACGGCGGATGGGAGGGACAGCAGGCCCAGCAGGGTCAGCAGTCCCCCTACGGCGGCCGGCCGCAGCACCATCCGCAGGAGCCGCAGTACGGCGACTGGAGCCAGGAGCAGCAGCAGCCCGGTCACGACGCACAGCAGCAGCCGTACGGCCAGGGACAGGGCGAGCCCGGCTACGACGAGGAGTTCGCCGGGCACGCCCCGCACCCGCTCCACCAGGGCGGATGGGACGCCACCGGCACCCACGGCCACGTACCGTACGCCGCCGACCCGGGCGACCCGTACGGCCAGCAGCCCGTGGCGTACGGCGGGGAGCAGCCCGACTTCTACGGCACGGACGAGGCCTATCCGCCGCCGGTGCCGCCCGGCCGCCGACGCCCCGAGCCGGACCCGGAGCCGGAGGCGCCGGCCGAGGAGGAGCACGCGGTCCTCGCGGGCGGTGGCGGCGCGGACGACGACGAGGAACACGAGCTGCGGACCCGGCGCGAGCGGCGCGGCAAGAAACCCGTCAAGAGCAAGAAGGGCCGCACCGGCTGCGCCTGCATGGTGGTCGTCCTGGTCTTCGGCGGCGGCCTCGGCGGGGTCGGCTATTTCGGCTACAAGTTCTACCAGAACCGTTTCGGCGCGGCCCCCGACTACGCGGGCAGTGGGAACGGCCACCAGATCACGGTCGAGATCCCCAAGAACGCCGGCGGCTGGGAGATCGGCCAGAAGCTGCACGAGGCGGACGTCGTCGAGAGTGCCGCCGCGTTCGTCTCCGCCCTCCAGGCCAACCCCCGGGGCAAGTCCATCCAGGACGGTGTCTACACCCTGGAGAAGCAGATGTCCGCCGCGAGCGCGGTGGAACTGATGCTCAGCCCGAAGAGCCGCAGCAACCTGATCATCGCCGAGGGACTGCGCAACACGGCCGTCTACACCCTGGTCGACAAGCGCCTCGGAGTGGCGGCCGGCACCACGGCACGGGTCGCGAAGAAGGAGTACAAGCGACTCGGGCTGCCCGCCTGGGCGCTGAACCACCCGTATCTGAAGGACCCGCTGGAAGGCTTCCTCTTCCCCTCCAGCTACGCCGTCGTCAAGGGCCAGAAACCCGAGGCCGTCCTGAAGAAGATGGTGTCCCAGGCCGCCGCCAAGTACCAGGAGCTGGGCGTGGAGAGCCGGGCCAGGTCGCTCGGCCTCGACAGCCCGTGGCAACTGCTCACCGTGGCGAGCCTGGCGCAGGCCGAGGGCACGAGCCACGACGACTTCCGCAAGATGGCCGAGGTCGTCTACAACCGCCTCGAACCGGACAACCCGCAGACGTACGGCCGGCTGGAGTTCGACTCCACCTACAACTACGTGAAGAACCAGTCGAAGATCGACCTCAGCATCGCCGAGCTGCGCAAGTACGACAACCCCTACAACACGTACTTCTCCAAGGGCCTGCCGCCGGGACCCATCGACAACCCCGGCGAGGAAGCGGTCAGGGGAGCGCTCGATCCGACACACGACGGCTG